From Haliotis asinina isolate JCU_RB_2024 chromosome 8, JCU_Hal_asi_v2, whole genome shotgun sequence, a single genomic window includes:
- the LOC137295095 gene encoding uncharacterized protein, with the protein MTYCGRDWLRGARTAPDLRHLFTSELLEEFDSIRLWLHLIRTAILHENEVTENKRGKQNLWLLQREVDCGWTQVSELFLNSDRHPSVRNSLIDIHNAVTTAACHYRLSRLLPSPIFVQGELVPPALTPKPGKLRRFITGVRTRLASVASKNKVKPMKCHVKDTSRHKTAFDRVVQCIRNITSSKNQVLPV; encoded by the exons ATGACTTATTGTGGCCGCGACTGGCTCCGAGGGGCAAGAACAGCTCCAG ATCTGAGACATCTGTTTACCAGTGAACTTCTGGAGGAGTTTGACTCTATCCGTCTTTGGCTTCATCTGATCCGGACTGCCATTCTCCACGAAAATGAG GTGACAGAGAACAAGAGAGGCAAGCAAAACTTGTGGCTGTTACAGAGAgaggttgattgtggctggacACAGGTGTCTGAACTTTTCCTCAACAGTGATCGCCACCCCAGTGTGCGAAACTCACTCATCGACATCCACAACGCCGTCACCACGGCAGCTTGTCACTACAGACTCTCGCGACTTCTCCCATCGCCCATCTTTGTCCAAGGAGAACTGGTACCACCGGCTCTAACCCCCAAACCCGGGAAGCTCCGACGTTTCATCACCGGTGTCCGTACAAGACTGGCATCTGTTGCCTCCAAAAACAAAGTGAAACCCATGAAATGTCATGTAAAGGACACATCCAGACACAAGACTGCGTTTGATCGTGTTGTTCAGTGTATCAGGAACATCACCAGTAGCAAGAACCAGGTTCTCCCTGTGTGA
- the LOC137294680 gene encoding adipocyte plasma membrane-associated protein-like has product MESNVRQRKFDSNTAKARESPDDDAKQNTVASQGWGAFGAAFILASVLCAALILVILPAPIQPVSYSLPPRPALTGVLTPNNRLTEAEHLFENKIEGPESMVFDGDHLYTGTMDGKILDIYKGQKRVLARLGREPCGGFENEPTCGRPLGMRMNKDGYLIVADAYLGLFQVNVATGDVHELFSSQEPVNGQRPLFLNDLDIASDGTIYLSDSSTRWGRRENRYCIMEAEESGRVMSFNPMTREMTVLIEGLAFANGVQLSSDEEFLLVCETTKARIWRYWLKGPKTGQKEVFMDNLPGLPDNIRRNRRGTYWVGLATARRADKFSMLDFTSDKPWLRSLITKIVSQETIVSFIPKYGLLLEVDKTGQIIQSLHDPTGTIVPSVSEVEEKDGVIYLGSYNLPFLSRLRLKKTG; this is encoded by the exons ATGGAATCCAATGTGAGACAGAGAAAGTTCGATTCTAATACAGCTAAAGCCAGGGAGTCACCGGATGACGACGCAAAGCAAAATACAGTGGCGTCTCAGGG ATGGGGGGCATTTGGTGCTGCGTTCATCCTGGCCAGTGTTTTATGTGCCGCGCTGATTCTAGTGATCCTGCCAGCACCAATACAGCCAGTGTCATACAG TCTTCCACCTCGCCCTGCCCTGACAGGTGTCTTGACTCCCAACAACAGGCTGACTGAGGCAGAGCATCTGTTTGAGAACAAAATTGAGGGACCAGAGTCAATGGTGTTTGATGGAG ATCATCTGTACACAGGGACCATGGATGGAAAGATCCTTGACATATACAAGGGACAGAAGAGGGTGCTAGCCAGACTGGGCAGGGAGCCATGCG GAGGTTTTGAAAATGAGCCCACCTGCGGACGACCTCTTGGCATGAGAATGAACAAAGATGGCTACCTGATAGTAGCGGATGCCTACCTTGGACTTTTCCAGGTCAACGTAGCAACAG GTGATGTTCATGAACTGTTCTCCTCACAAGAACCTGTCAATGGTCAGAGACCTCTGTTTTtgaatgaccttgacattgcAAGCGATGGAACTATTTACTTGAGTGACTCCAGCACAAGATGGGGGAGAAGAGAGAACAGATACTGTATCATGGAAGCAGAGGAATCGGGAAG AGTGATGTCTTTTAATCCCATGACCCGTGAAATGACAGTTTTGATCGAGGGACTTGCGTTTGCTAATGGTGTCCAGTTGTCCTCTGACGAGGAGTTCTTGCTCGTCTGTGAAACTACAAAGGCCAGGATTTGGAG ATACTGGCTGAAGGGACCTAAGACAGGCCAGAAAGAAGTTTTCATGGACAACCTGCCAGGACTTCCAGACAATATCAGGCGCAACCGCCGGGGAACATACTGGGTTGGCCTGGCAACAGCACGCAGGGCAGATAAGTTCTCCATGCTGGACTTCACTTCTGACAAACCCTGGTTGAGAAGCCTCATCACCAAG ATTGTTTCTCAAGAAACCATCGTCAGTTTTATCCCCAAGTACGGCCTGTTATTGGAGGTGGACAAGACAGGGCAGATCATCCAGAGTCTACATGATCCCACAGGGACCATAGTGCCCTCAGTCAGTGAAGTCGAGGAGAAGGATGGAGTTATCTACCTTGGATCTTACAATCTCCCATTTCTGAGCAGACTGCGCTTGAAGAAAACAGGATAA